Proteins co-encoded in one Aquincola tertiaricarbonis genomic window:
- the galU gene encoding UTP--glucose-1-phosphate uridylyltransferase GalU produces the protein MPVTKAIFPVAGLGTRFLPATKAQPKEMLPVVDKPLIQYAVEEAYAAGVREMIFVTGRHKRPIEDHFDMTFELEVALEQAGKKELLDVVHSVKPKDMECIYVRQAQALGLGHAVLCAQRLVGNSPFAVLLADDLMVGKPSVLAQMVEQFKEWRASIIAVQEVPPEHTRRYGIVDGTPVSDRLLDLTRIVEKPAPENAPSNLGVAGRYILTPGVFHEIANQPRGVGGEIQLTDGIAGLLRREKVFAYRYEGQRYDCGSKEGFLEANVALALAHPTLGPGFREYLKGIDL, from the coding sequence ATGCCGGTCACAAAAGCCATCTTCCCCGTAGCAGGCCTGGGTACTCGCTTTCTCCCGGCCACGAAGGCGCAGCCGAAAGAGATGCTCCCCGTGGTGGACAAGCCACTGATCCAATACGCCGTGGAAGAGGCGTATGCGGCGGGCGTGCGGGAGATGATCTTCGTGACCGGTCGGCACAAGCGGCCGATCGAGGACCACTTTGACATGACCTTCGAGCTCGAAGTAGCCCTTGAACAAGCGGGCAAGAAAGAGCTGCTGGATGTGGTTCACAGCGTCAAGCCCAAGGACATGGAGTGCATCTACGTGCGCCAGGCGCAGGCCCTGGGCCTGGGCCACGCCGTGCTGTGCGCGCAGCGCCTGGTGGGCAATTCGCCCTTCGCCGTGCTGCTGGCCGACGACCTGATGGTGGGCAAGCCTTCGGTGCTGGCGCAGATGGTCGAGCAGTTCAAGGAGTGGCGCGCCTCCATCATCGCGGTGCAGGAAGTGCCGCCCGAGCACACCCGCCGCTACGGCATCGTCGACGGCACGCCGGTCAGCGACCGCCTGCTGGACCTGACCCGCATCGTCGAGAAGCCGGCGCCTGAGAACGCCCCGTCCAACCTGGGCGTGGCTGGCCGCTACATCCTGACGCCGGGCGTCTTCCACGAGATCGCCAACCAGCCGCGCGGCGTGGGTGGCGAGATCCAGCTGACCGACGGCATCGCCGGCCTGCTGCGCCGCGAGAAGGTGTTTGCCTACCGCTACGAAGGCCAGCGCTACGACTGCGGCAGCAAGGAAGGCTTCCTGGAAGCCAACGTGGCCCTGGCGCTGGCGCACCCGACGCTGGGCCCCGGCTTCCGTGAATACCTCAAGGGCATCGACCTCTGA
- a CDS encoding sulfurtransferase TusA family protein has product MNAHKEIDTRGMNCPLPILKAKKALADMASGEVLKVVATDPSSTRDFQAFAKQTGNELLEQTAAGGEFTHYLKRR; this is encoded by the coding sequence ATGAACGCACACAAAGAGATCGACACCCGCGGCATGAACTGCCCGCTGCCCATCCTCAAGGCCAAGAAGGCCCTGGCCGACATGGCCTCGGGCGAGGTGCTGAAGGTGGTGGCCACCGACCCGTCGTCGACGCGCGACTTCCAGGCCTTCGCCAAGCAGACCGGCAACGAGCTGCTGGAGCAGACCGCCGCCGGTGGCGAGTTCACGCACTACCTCAAGCGCCGGTAG
- a CDS encoding NAD(P)-dependent oxidoreductase, which yields MDVLILDTFDGPVLRWLSERHRVHHAPELAHDPEGLRQALATTAALVAPPSLRIDGLLLSWAPHLRAVARIGAGQAAPIDFDACERAGVELLRNGAAHATAHAEFAIGALLAQWRRSDAAQADGAAAAREIGGATVGLFGMQPGSRALAALLQAFGARVVGYDPSLHASDALWPRWQVEPLPLRDFMAACDAVCVLLPMFSRYRGLLGERVLASCKPEQVLVSLTHSSVFDEQALAEAMGDGRVAGVWFDDAEAGLCDDGRPLHGLPGVHVTPRLADATRESRERSAWAVARRIDTLLTPWRAHGDSTAAAPLMALSPRAA from the coding sequence ATGGACGTTCTGATCCTGGACACATTCGACGGGCCGGTGTTGCGGTGGTTGTCCGAGCGGCACCGCGTGCACCATGCGCCCGAGCTGGCGCACGACCCGGAGGGGCTGCGCCAGGCGCTGGCTACCACCGCCGCGCTGGTGGCGCCGCCTTCGCTGCGCATCGACGGCCTGCTGCTGAGCTGGGCGCCGCACCTGCGTGCCGTGGCGCGCATCGGCGCCGGTCAGGCCGCCCCGATCGACTTCGATGCCTGCGAACGCGCTGGTGTCGAGTTGCTGCGCAACGGCGCCGCCCACGCCACCGCCCATGCCGAGTTTGCGATCGGTGCGCTGCTGGCCCAGTGGCGCCGCAGCGATGCTGCGCAGGCCGATGGCGCCGCGGCGGCGCGCGAGATCGGGGGCGCCACCGTGGGCCTGTTCGGCATGCAACCGGGCTCGCGGGCGCTGGCCGCCCTGCTGCAGGCCTTTGGTGCGCGCGTGGTGGGCTACGACCCCTCGCTGCACGCCAGCGATGCGCTGTGGCCGCGCTGGCAGGTCGAGCCGTTGCCGCTGCGCGACTTCATGGCCGCCTGCGACGCGGTGTGCGTGCTGCTGCCCATGTTCAGCCGCTACCGCGGCCTGCTGGGCGAGCGGGTGCTGGCCAGCTGCAAGCCTGAGCAGGTGCTGGTCAGCCTCACGCATTCCTCGGTGTTCGACGAGCAGGCCCTGGCCGAAGCGATGGGCGACGGCCGCGTGGCCGGCGTGTGGTTCGACGATGCCGAGGCCGGCCTGTGCGACGACGGCCGGCCGCTGCACGGCCTGCCCGGCGTGCACGTGACGCCGCGGTTGGCCGATGCCACCCGCGAATCACGCGAGCGCAGCGCCTGGGCCGTGGCGCGCCGCATCGACACGCTGCTG